The window CTGGTCCATCACCACGGCGTTCATGCCGACCAGCACGTTGCGGCCGATGTGCGCGCCATGCACCACCGCGCCGTGGCCGATGTGCGCGTTCTCCTCGAGCCGCACCACGATGCCGGGGAACATGTGCACGATGCACCCTTCCTGGACGTTGCAGCCGTCCGCGATCTCGATGCCGCCCCAGTCACCGCGAATCACGGCGCTCGGCCCCACGTACACGTCGCGCCCGATGGTCACGTTGCCGACGACGGTCGCGTTGGGGTGGATGTAGGCACTCTCGTGCACGACGGGAACGAATCCCTCGAATGCGAAGATGTTCGCCATCGCTACACTCGCTCCATCACCGCGGCCATCCCCTGGCCGACGCCAATGCACATCGTCACCAGCGCAAGGCGGCCGCCGCTGCGCTGCAACTGACGCGCGGCGGTGATGGCGAGTCGCGCCCCCGACATGCCGAGGGGGTGGCCAAGCGCGATCGCGCCGCCGTTCGGATTGATGCGCGGGTCGTCGTCGGCGACGCCGAGGGCGCGCAACGAGGCGAGCACCTGCGCGGCGAAGGCCTCGTTGATCTCGATGATGTCCATCTGATCGATCGTAAGGTCAGCCTTCGCCAGTGCCTTTTGCGAGGCCGGCACCGGGCCGATCCCCATCGTGCGTGGCTCGACGCCGGCCGCCGCGACGGACACAATGCGAGCCATCGGCGTGAGTCCGTGGCGGCGCGCGCCGGCCTCGGAGCAGACGAACGTCGCCGCCGCGCCATCGTTGAGGCCCGACGAGTTGCCGGCCGTGACGGATCCCCTGCCATCGGTGCGAAACGCCGGCTTGAGGCGGGCGAGCCCTTCGCGCGTCGAGTCGGCGCGAATGAACTCGTCGTGCGCGACGAGCCGCGGCGCTCCCTTCGCCTGTGCAATCGCGACCGGCGCGATCTCCTCGGCCAGTCGCCCCGCGTCACGGGCGGATGCGGCCTTCTGCTGCGAGCGCAGCGCGAAGCCATCCTGGTCGTCACGGCTGACGCCGTGCAGCTCGGCCACGTTTTCCGCGGTCTGTCCCATGGAGTCCGTGCCGTAGCGCTCTTTCATTATTGGATTCACGAAGCGCCAGCCGAGCGACGTGTCGTACAGCGCCATGTCGCGAGCGAACGGCTTGCCCGCCTTGGACAGCACGTACGGCGCCCGCGTCATGCTCTCGACGCCGCCGGCGATGTACAGATCGCCGTCGCCCACCGCCACGGCGCGGGCGGCGCTGGCAATGGCGCTGAGCCCGGAGGCACACAGCCGGTTCACGGTTTCACCGGGCACTGTGACGGGAAGTCCGGCCAGGAGCAGCGCCATGCGCGCCACGTTGCGGTTGTCCTCGCCCGCCTGATTGGCGCAGCCGAGGATCACGTCGGCGATGGCATCGGGATCAACCGATGCGTGGCGACCCATCAGTTCGCGGATCACGTGCGCCGCCAGGTCATCGGCGCGCACGTCGGCCAGCGCGCCGCCCAGGCTGCCGATCGGTGTCCGGAGGCCGCCGGCGATGAAGGCATGTGTCATGCGCGAAACCTCGTTCCGTCGCGGGCCGCGCGCCGCAGCAGCGGCGACGGCCGGTAGCGTTCCTCGCCGTATTCCGCCTGCAGCCGCTCGAGCGTGGCCAGCACCGTGGCGGCGCCCACCTCGTCGCACCAGGCCAGCAGGCCCTTGGGGTAATTCACGCCCGCCACCATCGCCGTGTCGAGGTCGGCGGCCGTCGCGACGCCGAGCCGCAGCGCGTCGACGGCCTCATTGATGAGCATCGCCCGAATTCGGTCGAAGATGGCCGCGCCGGCATTGGTGTCAGTCACCGGACTGGGCCGGACGGCGCCCTCGGAATAGTCGTAGAAGCCGCGCTTGGTCTTCCGCCCCAGCAAGCCCGACGCGACCAGCCGCTGCTGCGTGAGCGACGGACGGTAGCGTGGCTCGAAAAAGAAGCCTTCGAAGATCGCTCGCGTCACCGCGAAATTGACATCGTTGCCGATGAAATCCATCAGGGCGAACGGTCCCATGCGGAAGCCCCCGATCTCGCGCATGGCCCAGTCGATGGTGGCGTACGACGCAATCCCTTCCTCCGCGATGCGCAGCGCCTCGCCGTAGAACGGGCGCGCCACGCGGTTCACGATGAAGCCCGGCGTGTCGGAGCAGCGCACGGCGGTCTTGCCCCACGCGGTCATCAACGCCTGGCACGCGTCCGCAATCGCGGCCGACGTGCCGGCCCACGGGACCACTTCCACCAGCGGCATGAGTGGCGGCGGGTTGAAGAAGTGCAGGCCGATGACGCGCGACGGGTTGGGGCAGGCCGCCCCGATGGCGGCGACGGAGAGCG is drawn from Gemmatimonadaceae bacterium and contains these coding sequences:
- the pcaF gene encoding 3-oxoadipyl-CoA thiolase translates to MTHAFIAGGLRTPIGSLGGALADVRADDLAAHVIRELMGRHASVDPDAIADVILGCANQAGEDNRNVARMALLLAGLPVTVPGETVNRLCASGLSAIASAARAVAVGDGDLYIAGGVESMTRAPYVLSKAGKPFARDMALYDTSLGWRFVNPIMKERYGTDSMGQTAENVAELHGVSRDDQDGFALRSQQKAASARDAGRLAEEIAPVAIAQAKGAPRLVAHDEFIRADSTREGLARLKPAFRTDGRGSVTAGNSSGLNDGAAATFVCSEAGARRHGLTPMARIVSVAAAGVEPRTMGIGPVPASQKALAKADLTIDQMDIIEINEAFAAQVLASLRALGVADDDPRINPNGGAIALGHPLGMSGARLAITAARQLQRSGGRLALVTMCIGVGQGMAAVMERV
- a CDS encoding 3-hydroxyacyl-CoA dehydrogenase NAD-binding domain-containing protein, producing the protein MLSTATMVGVVGAGAMGRGIAQVAAAAGHPVMLADARPGAAAEAHAAIDRTLASVVADGRMDATTRTALLARITAVEKPSSGRTTIEPHTEFVDVGAFAGCGVVIEAIVEQIDAKRDLFRRLAAAVGDETVLATNTSSLSVAAIGAACPNPSRVIGLHFFNPPPLMPLVEVVPWAGTSAAIADACQALMTAWGKTAVRCSDTPGFIVNRVARPFYGEALRIAEEGIASYATIDWAMREIGGFRMGPFALMDFIGNDVNFAVTRAIFEGFFFEPRYRPSLTQQRLVASGLLGRKTKRGFYDYSEGAVRPSPVTDTNAGAAIFDRIRAMLINEAVDALRLGVATAADLDTAMVAGVNYPKGLLAWCDEVGAATVLATLERLQAEYGEERYRPSPLLRRAARDGTRFRA
- a CDS encoding transferase hexapeptide repeat family protein; amino-acid sequence: MANIFAFEGFVPVVHESAYIHPNATVVGNVTIGRDVYVGPSAVIRGDWGGIEIADGCNVQEGCIVHMFPGIVVRLEENAHIGHGAVVHGAHIGRNVLVGMNAVVMDQADIGDESIVGALCFVPGEMKVPPRSVVVGNPARIVKPVSDEMLAWKSAGTALYQTLPARLRESLQPCEPLREVPADRAVQAATYKPLRETRRD